From Butyricimonas paravirosa, one genomic window encodes:
- a CDS encoding toprim domain-containing protein: protein MDIEMIRGIPIEEFLSRLGQEPVRRHGDECWYLSPCREERTPSFHVNTRKGVWHDFGTGHGGDIFTLAGELSGSDGFMAQARFIAGVYGGTVPEYAGQKREKESVRTEKRKEPSRFEEVVCGPLRCNALLDYLKGRGIPAEIARAECEEVRFWLYGKRYFAVGFRNMGGGYELRTRFMKWCLPPKDISVIRNRSLTCNLFEGFIDFLSWKVLGISRGEDYLVLNSVTLLERSFPFLDNYGRIRCYLDNDDAGKRTLAVLRKRYGDRIDDCSDLYAGCKDLNEYLESNFPPEQ, encoded by the coding sequence GAATTCCTGTCCCGTCTGGGACAGGAGCCGGTCAGACGGCATGGCGACGAATGCTGGTATCTCTCCCCGTGCCGTGAGGAAAGGACACCTTCGTTCCATGTGAACACCCGTAAGGGCGTATGGCATGACTTCGGCACCGGGCATGGAGGCGACATCTTCACCCTTGCGGGGGAACTTTCAGGAAGCGACGGCTTCATGGCGCAGGCGAGGTTCATCGCCGGAGTATATGGAGGAACAGTCCCCGAATATGCCGGACAGAAAAGAGAAAAGGAAAGTGTCAGGACAGAAAAGCGCAAAGAGCCTTCCCGCTTCGAGGAGGTGGTTTGCGGTCCCTTGCGCTGTAATGCCCTGCTCGACTATCTGAAGGGACGCGGCATACCTGCGGAAATTGCCCGTGCAGAGTGCGAGGAAGTACGGTTCTGGCTGTACGGCAAGCGGTATTTCGCCGTCGGCTTCAGGAACATGGGCGGAGGCTATGAGCTGCGGACCAGGTTCATGAAATGGTGCCTGCCGCCCAAGGACATCTCCGTCATCCGCAACAGATCGCTTACCTGCAACCTTTTTGAGGGCTTTATCGACTTTCTTTCATGGAAGGTACTCGGCATCAGCCGCGGTGAGGATTATCTGGTCCTCAATTCGGTGACCCTGCTTGAACGTTCGTTCCCTTTTCTGGACAATTACGGGAGGATCCGGTGCTACCTGGACAATGACGATGCCGGAAAAAGGACACTGGCCGTCCTTCGGAAACGCTACGGTGACAGGATTGACGACTGTTCCGACCTGTATGCCGGATGCAAGGACCTGAACGAATATCTGGAAAGCAATTTTCCGCCTGAACAGTAA